From a single Couchioplanes caeruleus genomic region:
- a CDS encoding alpha/beta hydrolase fold domain-containing protein — protein MDLTVLPVPDGATVPGFAGLSFEIPVEPVPVPWGVLVRAENASDEAGHLMYVHGGGFEHRNPPLMNRAAYEFSRATGRPVLVAHHRLAPADAYPEPLDDVLAAYRGLVDGGVPPQRILVLAESSGAALTLSMLLRLRDAGEELPAGVLTWSAVTDLAVTGASVDDSPDDPVTRELLTRLIGQYLGGAPGDRAPQSPLYGDLAGLPPLVMVVGGAEALRDDTLRFAEKASAAGTKVEVDVYEGMPHVFQIAILEPGNALGRSLLDRIARWGRAR, from the coding sequence ATGGACCTCACCGTGCTCCCGGTGCCGGACGGCGCCACCGTTCCCGGCTTCGCCGGCCTGTCCTTCGAGATTCCGGTCGAGCCGGTGCCCGTGCCGTGGGGCGTGCTGGTCCGCGCGGAGAACGCCTCGGACGAGGCCGGACACCTCATGTACGTGCACGGCGGCGGCTTCGAGCATCGCAACCCGCCGCTGATGAACCGGGCCGCGTACGAGTTCTCCCGCGCCACCGGCCGCCCCGTGCTGGTGGCGCATCACCGCCTCGCCCCGGCCGACGCGTACCCGGAGCCGCTCGACGACGTGCTGGCGGCGTACCGCGGGCTGGTGGACGGCGGGGTGCCGCCGCAGCGGATCCTCGTGCTGGCCGAGTCGTCCGGTGCGGCGCTCACGCTCTCGATGCTGCTGCGGCTGAGGGACGCCGGCGAGGAGCTCCCGGCCGGCGTGCTGACCTGGTCGGCCGTCACCGATCTCGCCGTCACCGGGGCGTCGGTGGACGACTCGCCGGACGATCCGGTCACCCGGGAGCTGCTGACCCGCCTGATCGGGCAGTACCTCGGCGGTGCGCCGGGCGACCGGGCGCCGCAGTCCCCGCTGTACGGCGACCTCGCGGGCCTGCCGCCGCTGGTGATGGTGGTCGGCGGGGCGGAGGCGCTGCGGGACGACACGCTGCGCTTCGCGGAGAAGGCGTCCGCCGCCGGTACGAAGGTCGAGGTCGACGTCTACGAGGGGATGCCGCACGTCTTCCAGATCGCGATCCTGGAGCCGGGCAACGCGCTGGGGCGCAGCCTCCTCGACAGGATCGCCCGGTGGGGCCGCGCCCGGTAG